One Blattabacterium cuenoti DNA window includes the following coding sequences:
- the tyrS gene encoding tyrosine--tRNA ligase, protein MKNIINELIWRGLIQDSVPNLKSVLQKPITIYVGFDPTSDSLHIGNLLIIITLIHFKKFGYNPIILIGGATGLIGDPSGKNSDRKILDKNTLETNIISIKNQIYKLFDFFSEKIELLNNYDWMKEISFIEFLRKVGKYFSVNYLISKDSVKCRMENGIPFNEFSYSLVQGYDFYYLNKIKNCKLQIGGSDQWGNITSGIEFIRKKTGKKLYGFTVPLITRYNGMKFGKSNKIEDNIWLDENKTSPYKFYQYLINISDLEVEKYIKMYTLFSKEEIYDLILKHRKNPNKRLLQKKLSIELTKLVHGNKKYEEIINVTSILFNKNSKNFKYLKYEDYISIYNNIPNNVLNKIEFNNGILLSNLLKKIGFFHSKTESFRAIKNNSIFINKISIKKDLLIDEKYIIGGKYILLQYGKKNFFILKIE, encoded by the coding sequence ATGAAAAATATTATAAATGAATTAATATGGAGAGGATTAATACAAGATAGTGTACCTAATTTAAAAAGTGTATTGCAAAAACCTATCACTATTTATGTAGGATTTGACCCCACATCTGACTCTCTTCATATAGGAAATCTTTTAATTATTATTACATTGATTCATTTTAAAAAATTTGGATACAATCCAATAATATTAATTGGAGGGGCTACTGGTCTTATAGGTGATCCATCTGGAAAAAACTCTGATAGAAAAATATTAGATAAAAATACATTAGAAACAAATATAATATCAATAAAAAATCAAATATATAAACTTTTTGATTTTTTTTCAGAAAAAATAGAATTATTAAATAATTATGATTGGATGAAAGAAATATCTTTTATAGAATTCCTTAGAAAAGTAGGTAAATATTTTTCTGTAAATTATCTTATTTCTAAAGATTCTGTTAAATGTAGGATGGAGAATGGTATCCCCTTCAATGAATTTTCTTATTCTCTGGTTCAGGGATATGATTTTTATTATTTAAATAAGATAAAAAATTGTAAACTTCAAATTGGTGGATCAGATCAATGGGGTAATATCACATCAGGAATTGAATTTATAAGAAAAAAAACTGGTAAAAAATTATATGGATTTACTGTTCCATTAATAACTAGATACAATGGAATGAAATTTGGAAAAAGTAATAAAATAGAAGATAATATATGGTTAGATGAAAATAAAACATCTCCATATAAATTTTATCAATATCTTATAAATATATCAGATCTAGAAGTAGAAAAATATATAAAAATGTATACTCTTTTTTCTAAAGAAGAAATATATGATTTAATATTGAAACATAGAAAAAATCCAAACAAAAGATTATTACAAAAAAAATTATCTATTGAATTAACTAAATTAGTACACGGAAATAAGAAATATGAAGAAATAATAAATGTAACATCAATATTATTTAATAAAAATAGTAAAAATTTTAAATATTTAAAATATGAAGATTATATATCCATTTATAATAATATTCCAAACAATGTTTTAAATAAAATAGAATTTAATAATGGAATTCTTTTATCAAATCTTTTAAAAAAAATTGGATTTTTCCATTCTAAGACCGAGTCATTTCGTGCAATAAAAAATAATTCAATTTTTATTAATAAAATTTCTATAAAAAAAGATTTATTAATAGATGAAAAATATATAATAGGTGGAAAATATATATTATTACAATATGGAAAAAAAAATTTTTTTATATTAAAAATAGAATAA
- the era gene encoding GTPase Era: MNYKSGFVNIIGFPNTGKSTLVNSILDKKISIITNKPQTTRHRILGILNKKKLQIILSDTPGFLEKTKNILHKIMMQYIKKSFEDADIILLVTELGKFPKIPIIFYKNLKKIKLKIPIIILINKIDKIGLEFRENILYKTINHWNKIFPKSEILPISALKNLNKDLLMDKIYKLLPKHLPFYPKKLLSDRNNYFFVNEIIRQEIFNYYKQEIPYSVEIKTEFFEKKKNIIYISSIIYVERRSQKIILIGKEQKSIKRLRYFSEKNITSFFDKKIKLYLFVKVYKNWRNNYKKLKNFGY; the protein is encoded by the coding sequence TTGAATTACAAATCTGGTTTTGTAAATATTATAGGATTTCCTAATACAGGAAAATCTACTTTAGTTAATTCTATTTTAGATAAAAAAATATCTATTATTACAAATAAACCGCAAACTACTCGTCATAGAATATTGGGGATTTTAAATAAAAAAAAATTACAAATTATTTTATCTGATACTCCAGGATTTTTAGAAAAAACAAAAAATATATTACATAAAATAATGATGCAATATATTAAAAAATCATTTGAAGATGCAGATATTATATTATTAGTTACTGAATTAGGAAAATTTCCAAAAATACCAATAATATTTTATAAAAATTTAAAAAAAATAAAATTAAAAATACCAATAATTATATTAATAAATAAAATTGATAAAATAGGATTAGAATTTAGAGAAAATATTTTATATAAGACGATTAACCATTGGAATAAAATTTTTCCTAAATCAGAAATACTTCCTATTTCTGCATTAAAAAATCTAAATAAAGATTTACTTATGGATAAAATTTACAAATTATTACCTAAACATCTTCCTTTTTATCCTAAAAAATTGTTAAGCGATAGAAATAATTATTTTTTTGTTAATGAAATAATAAGACAAGAAATATTTAATTATTATAAACAAGAAATACCATATTCTGTTGAAATAAAAACTGAATTTTTTGAAAAAAAAAAAAATATTATTTATATATCTTCAATTATATATGTAGAAAGACGTTCACAAAAAATTATTTTAATAGGAAAAGAACAAAAATCTATTAAAAGATTGAGATATTTTTCAGAAAAAAATATTACCTCATTTTTTGATAAAAAAATAAAATTATACTTATTTGTTAAAGTTTACAAAAATTGGAGAAATAATTATAAAAAATTAAAAAATTTTGGATATTAG
- a CDS encoding 2-isopropylmalate synthase: MVGKKKIHIFDTSLRDGDQSPRCQLNTKKKIEIAKRLEELGVDVIEAGFPISSPEDFNSVQKISQSISHTTICVLSRALKKDIEIAGISLKNAKKPRIHTGIGTSNCHIRYKFNSNPDKIMDIAINAVKYAKKFVEDVEFYAEDAGRTENNFLARICENVIKHGATIINIADTTGNCLPENYGKKIRFLKENVKGIDKVLLSTHCHNDLGLATANSLYGIINGAEQVECTINGIGERAGNTSLEEIVMILKKNHYLNLFSNINTKLLSSISKLVSNYTGIKVQPHKAIVGLNAFTHSSGIHQDGVIKKKETYEIIDPKEIGVNKSSIILTSKSGRAALNYRYKKLGFNLSKNSLDIIYSIFIKYADKKNEINNEELKMIIKKASLNYKIFK, translated from the coding sequence ATGGTAGGAAAAAAAAAAATTCATATTTTTGATACGTCATTAAGAGATGGAGATCAGTCTCCAAGATGTCAATTAAATACTAAAAAAAAAATAGAAATAGCAAAAAGATTAGAAGAATTAGGTGTAGATGTAATTGAGGCAGGATTTCCTATATCTAGTCCAGAAGATTTTAATTCAGTACAAAAAATATCTCAATCTATATCTCATACAACAATATGTGTATTATCGAGAGCGTTAAAAAAAGATATAGAAATTGCAGGAATTTCTTTAAAAAATGCTAAAAAACCTAGAATCCATACAGGAATAGGTACCTCTAATTGTCATATACGTTATAAGTTTAATAGTAATCCAGATAAAATTATGGATATCGCTATTAATGCAGTAAAATATGCAAAAAAATTTGTAGAAGATGTTGAATTTTATGCAGAAGATGCTGGACGAACAGAAAATAATTTTTTAGCAAGAATTTGTGAAAATGTAATAAAACATGGAGCAACAATAATAAATATTGCTGATACTACAGGAAACTGTTTACCAGAAAATTATGGAAAAAAAATACGATTTTTAAAAGAAAATGTTAAGGGAATTGACAAAGTTTTATTATCTACTCATTGTCATAATGATTTAGGATTAGCAACTGCTAATTCATTATATGGAATAATAAATGGAGCAGAACAAGTAGAATGTACTATTAATGGAATTGGAGAAAGAGCTGGAAATACTTCATTAGAAGAAATAGTTATGATTTTAAAAAAAAATCATTATCTAAATTTATTTTCTAATATTAATACTAAATTATTATCATCTATTAGTAAATTAGTATCTAATTATACAGGTATAAAAGTACAACCACATAAGGCAATAGTCGGATTGAATGCGTTTACTCATTCTTCAGGAATTCACCAAGATGGAGTAATTAAAAAAAAAGAAACATATGAAATTATTGATCCTAAAGAAATTGGCGTTAATAAATCATCTATTATCCTGACTTCTAAAAGTGGTAGAGCAGCATTAAACTACCGTTATAAAAAATTAGGATTTAATTTAAGTAAAAATTCTTTAGACATAATTTATTCTATTTTTATAAAATATGCTGATAAAAAAAATGAAATAAATAATGAAGAATTAAAAATGATAATAAAAAAAGCTTCTTTGAATTATAAAATCTTTAAGTAA